A genomic segment from Dechloromonas denitrificans encodes:
- the ribBA gene encoding bifunctional 3,4-dihydroxy-2-butanone-4-phosphate synthase/GTP cyclohydrolase II produces the protein MPPHPAIATTAEIVAELKAGRMVILVDEEDRENEGDLVMASEHITPEAINFMAKHGRGLICLTLTEERCKKFGLVQMARNNKTQYGTAFTVSIEAAEGVTTGISAADRARTIQVAVNKNSTPDDIVQPGHVFPITARPGGVLVRAGHTEAGCDLAGMAGLEPSSVICEIMNDDGTMARLPELIEFAKQHGLKIGTIADLIHYRAASETLVERVTSKPVQTAHGEFTLHAYVDRASGATHLALVKGDIPAGGETLVRVHEPLSVLDFLDPGSKRQSFSIDEAQAALAKFGHGVIVLMHRPEDGEDLLARLTGTAPSAPIKWDPRTYGIGAQILRDLGVTKMRLLSSPRKMPSMTGFELQVTGFVTSTAEL, from the coding sequence ATGCCCCCCCATCCCGCCATTGCCACCACTGCCGAAATCGTTGCCGAACTGAAGGCAGGCCGCATGGTCATCCTGGTCGATGAAGAAGACCGCGAGAACGAGGGCGACCTCGTCATGGCCTCCGAGCACATCACGCCGGAAGCGATCAATTTCATGGCCAAACATGGCCGCGGCCTGATCTGCCTGACCCTGACCGAAGAGCGCTGCAAGAAATTCGGCCTGGTCCAGATGGCGCGCAACAACAAGACCCAGTACGGCACCGCTTTCACCGTCTCGATCGAAGCGGCCGAAGGCGTGACCACCGGCATTTCCGCCGCTGACCGCGCCCGCACCATCCAGGTCGCCGTGAACAAGAATTCGACGCCGGACGACATCGTCCAGCCCGGCCACGTTTTCCCGATTACCGCCCGCCCCGGTGGCGTGCTGGTTCGCGCCGGTCACACCGAAGCCGGTTGCGACCTGGCCGGCATGGCCGGTCTGGAACCGTCCTCGGTGATCTGCGAGATCATGAACGACGACGGCACGATGGCCCGCCTGCCGGAACTGATCGAATTCGCCAAGCAGCATGGTTTGAAGATCGGCACCATCGCCGACCTGATTCACTACCGCGCCGCTTCGGAAACGCTGGTCGAACGCGTCACCAGCAAGCCGGTGCAAACCGCCCACGGTGAATTCACCCTCCACGCCTATGTCGACCGCGCCAGTGGTGCAACGCATCTGGCACTGGTCAAGGGCGATATCCCGGCCGGTGGCGAAACGCTGGTCCGCGTGCATGAGCCGCTTTCCGTGCTCGACTTCCTCGACCCGGGCAGCAAGCGCCAGTCTTTTTCGATCGACGAAGCACAGGCCGCGCTGGCCAAGTTCGGCCACGGCGTGATCGTCCTGATGCACCGCCCGGAAGACGGCGAAGACCTGCTCGCTCGCCTGACCGGCACCGCCCCCAGCGCGCCGATCAAGTGGGACCCGCGCACTTACGGCATCGGCGCGCAAATCCTGCGCGACCTCGGTGTCACCAAGATGCGCCTGCTCTCCAGCCCCCGCAAAATGCCCTCGATGACCGGCTTTGAACTGCAAGTCACCGGTTTTGTCACCTCTACTGCCGAGCTCTAA
- the ribH gene encoding 6,7-dimethyl-8-ribityllumazine synthase, whose product MARFENIFEYDNNLNGAGLKVGIVMARFNLPVCEALLSSCVAELKRLGVADADMTIANVPGALEVPLVLQTMAQSGSFDALVALGAVIRGDTYHFEVVSNDACRAIMEVQLDTGVPIANGILTCDTDEQAEIRTQPKGADCAQAAVEMANLQKALLQ is encoded by the coding sequence ATGGCCCGCTTTGAAAATATCTTTGAATACGACAACAACCTGAACGGCGCCGGCCTCAAAGTCGGCATCGTGATGGCCCGTTTCAACCTGCCGGTCTGCGAAGCCCTGCTCTCCTCCTGCGTTGCCGAACTCAAGCGCCTCGGCGTGGCCGATGCCGACATGACCATCGCCAACGTGCCCGGCGCACTGGAAGTACCGCTCGTCCTGCAAACCATGGCCCAGAGCGGCAGCTTTGACGCACTGGTCGCCCTCGGCGCGGTCATCCGCGGCGACACCTACCACTTCGAAGTCGTCTCCAACGACGCCTGCCGCGCCATCATGGAAGTCCAGCTCGACACCGGCGTGCCTATCGCCAACGGCATCCTGACCTGCGACACCGACGAACAAGCCGAAATCCGTACCCAGCCGAAGGGTGCCGATTGCGCCCAGGCCGCCGTCGAAATGGCCAATCTTCAGAAAGCCCTGCTCCAATGA
- the nusB gene encoding transcription antitermination factor NusB, with amino-acid sequence MTTFTSDTEQPEEPKAPPKSARRRSREFILQGLYQWRVGGADEAAIEAYAPEMEGFAKADREFFVGTLRGVIGQREALVAQITAHLDRPFSELSPIEACVLMMGCFEMKHHPETPYRVVINEAIELAKSFGGTDGHKYVNGVLDKIAAIARPDEVAAKKKAH; translated from the coding sequence ATGACCACCTTCACCAGCGACACCGAACAGCCCGAAGAACCCAAGGCACCGCCCAAGTCGGCCCGCCGTCGTTCGCGCGAGTTCATCCTGCAAGGCCTCTACCAGTGGCGCGTCGGCGGCGCCGACGAGGCCGCCATCGAAGCCTACGCCCCGGAAATGGAAGGTTTTGCCAAGGCTGACCGCGAGTTCTTCGTCGGCACGCTGCGCGGCGTCATCGGCCAGCGCGAAGCCCTGGTGGCGCAGATCACCGCCCACCTCGACCGCCCGTTCAGCGAACTGTCGCCGATCGAAGCCTGCGTGCTGATGATGGGCTGTTTCGAGATGAAGCATCACCCGGAAACGCCCTACCGCGTGGTGATCAACGAAGCGATCGAACTAGCCAAGTCGTTTGGCGGCACCGATGGACACAAGTACGTCAATGGCGTACTCGACAAGATTGCCGCCATCGCCCGGCCGGACGAAGTCGCCGCCAAGAAGAAGGCCCACTGA
- the thiL gene encoding thiamine-phosphate kinase, translating into MAGEFALIDKYFARPTPSAVLGPGDDCALLQPTAGKQLAVTTDMLVAGTHFLPDTDPKNLGWKALAVNLSDLAAMGAKPRWVTLAGALPFPQGDFLRGAVDEPWIAKFAEGFFACAAEYGVDVVGGDTTKGPLNVCITAMGEVEPGHALRRDGAKAGDQIWVSGRPGLASLGLAQLQGRIELPAPWQRLCIGALEKPRPRVALGQALVGIASAAIDVSDGLLADLGHIAERSGCAAAVKLVQLPHLPKGESYDAVLRKMALECQLTGGDDYELCFTAPFDQHLAIGRIAAELELPLWCIGEMTEGTAGQVTVFDPDDKPVEFESKGYDHFSA; encoded by the coding sequence ATGGCCGGTGAGTTTGCGCTGATCGACAAGTATTTCGCCCGGCCAACCCCATCGGCCGTGCTTGGCCCCGGCGACGACTGCGCACTGCTGCAACCAACTGCCGGCAAGCAACTCGCCGTGACCACCGACATGCTGGTCGCCGGCACACACTTCCTGCCCGATACCGATCCGAAGAACCTCGGCTGGAAAGCCTTGGCAGTCAATCTTTCCGATCTCGCCGCAATGGGCGCCAAGCCGCGCTGGGTCACACTGGCCGGGGCGCTTCCCTTCCCCCAGGGGGACTTCCTTCGGGGCGCGGTCGACGAGCCCTGGATTGCCAAATTCGCCGAAGGCTTTTTTGCTTGCGCCGCTGAATATGGCGTCGATGTCGTCGGTGGCGACACGACCAAAGGCCCGCTCAACGTCTGCATCACCGCCATGGGCGAAGTCGAACCCGGCCATGCCTTGCGTCGCGACGGCGCCAAGGCTGGCGACCAGATCTGGGTTTCCGGTCGTCCCGGGCTGGCCAGCCTCGGCCTCGCGCAATTGCAAGGCCGCATCGAGCTGCCCGCCCCGTGGCAACGCCTGTGCATCGGCGCTCTCGAAAAGCCGCGCCCGCGCGTCGCTCTCGGCCAGGCACTGGTCGGCATTGCCAGCGCCGCCATCGATGTCTCCGACGGCCTGCTCGCCGATCTCGGCCACATTGCCGAACGCTCCGGCTGCGCTGCCGCCGTCAAACTCGTCCAGCTGCCGCACCTGCCCAAGGGCGAGAGCTACGACGCCGTGCTACGCAAAATGGCCCTCGAATGCCAGTTGACCGGGGGAGACGACTACGAACTGTGTTTTACCGCACCGTTCGACCAGCATCTCGCCATTGGCCGGATTGCCGCCGAACTCGAACTGCCGCTCTGGTGCATCGGCGAAATGACCGAAGGTACGGCCGGCCAGGTCACCGTTTTCGACCCGGATGACAAACCGGTCGAATTCGAGTCCAAGGGTTACGACCACTTTTCGGCCTGA
- a CDS encoding phosphatidylglycerophosphatase A, protein MAKRPTLTFLLAHPAHFLACGCGSGLAPWAPGTFGTLFAWFSFLMFRPHYSDFALLAAFAIAYLAGIWIIDVAGKALGDPDHGSIVWDEIVPFWLVLLMTPDSFLWQLSAFALFRYFDITKPQPARYFDEHVKNGFGVMADDLVAAGYTLLSLALLKIVFA, encoded by the coding sequence ATGGCCAAGCGTCCGACCCTGACTTTCCTCCTCGCCCACCCGGCGCATTTCCTCGCCTGCGGTTGCGGCAGTGGCCTCGCCCCGTGGGCACCGGGCACCTTCGGCACGCTCTTCGCGTGGTTCAGCTTCCTGATGTTCCGGCCGCACTACAGCGACTTCGCGCTGCTTGCCGCTTTTGCCATCGCCTATCTGGCCGGCATCTGGATCATCGATGTCGCCGGCAAGGCCCTGGGCGACCCCGACCACGGCAGCATTGTCTGGGATGAAATCGTTCCCTTCTGGCTGGTCCTGCTGATGACGCCGGACAGCTTCCTGTGGCAACTATCCGCCTTCGCGCTGTTCCGCTATTTCGACATCACCAAGCCGCAGCCGGCCCGCTACTTCGACGAACACGTCAAGAACGGCTTCGGCGTCATGGCCGACGATCTTGTCGCCGCCGGCTACACCCTGCTCTCGCTCGCCCTGCTCAAAATCGTTTTCGCCTGA
- a CDS encoding type II toxin-antitoxin system HicA family toxin yields the protein MSHKHAHLMRSIFQDPPSANIHWREIESLLHHLGADIEPSHGARFKITLNKIEAFLHHPHNSNTCSRTDIKALREVLTHAGVTLSAYEAGEV from the coding sequence ATGAGCCACAAGCATGCCCACCTGATGCGCAGCATCTTCCAGGACCCACCATCGGCCAATATTCACTGGCGCGAAATCGAATCCTTGCTGCACCACCTCGGCGCTGACATCGAGCCATCGCACGGCGCCCGCTTCAAGATCACCCTGAACAAGATCGAAGCCTTCCTGCATCATCCGCATAACAGCAACACCTGCAGCCGGACCGACATCAAAGCGCTGCGCGAAGTACTGACCCATGCGGGAGTGACGCTGTCAGCTTATGAGGCGGGCGAGGTCTGA
- a CDS encoding C40 family peptidase, whose product MRWLSPICLLVPLILLAACGSPAPRPVASTETITQAPRPVSEKGNEIALYALGLIDTGYRFGGKNPEAGLDCSGMVSYIYGQATGLKVQGSASDIARKGRPIERSVLRPGDLVFFNTRNRPFSHVGVYIGDARFVHAPSTNGRVRIDRLSDNYYAQRFEAARTFFD is encoded by the coding sequence ATGCGCTGGCTTTCCCCGATTTGTCTTCTCGTTCCGCTCATTCTGCTGGCTGCCTGTGGCAGTCCGGCACCGCGTCCTGTTGCGTCGACAGAAACTATAACGCAAGCGCCCCGGCCGGTCAGCGAGAAGGGCAACGAGATCGCACTCTACGCGCTTGGCCTGATCGACACCGGTTACCGCTTCGGCGGTAAAAATCCGGAAGCCGGGCTGGATTGCAGTGGCATGGTCAGCTACATCTACGGCCAGGCCACCGGCCTGAAAGTGCAAGGCAGTGCTTCCGATATCGCCCGCAAGGGCCGCCCGATCGAGCGTAGCGTGCTGCGTCCCGGCGACTTGGTCTTCTTCAATACGCGCAATCGTCCCTTCTCCCATGTCGGGGTATATATCGGCGACGCCCGCTTCGTCCATGCGCCATCGACCAATGGCCGGGTCCGCATCGATCGGTTGAGCGACAACTACTACGCCCAGCGTTTCGAAGCGGCGCGTACATTTTTCGATTAA
- a CDS encoding NAD-dependent succinate-semialdehyde dehydrogenase — MNLKNTDLLRSTNLIGGKWVGADDGATLTVLNPGTGAVLGQVPCCSATETRRAIEAADAAWPAWRALTARRRAQLLQAWFKLILDNTDDLAQLVTAEGGKPLAEAKGEVIYGASFVEWFAEEAKRTYGESIPSPMADKRLLVIKQPIGVCAAITPWNFPLAMITRKVAPALAAGCPVIVKPAEATPLTALALAVLAEQAGFPPGVFNVVTGKPAEVGGELTANPIVRKLSFTGSTGVGRLLMAQCAPTVKKVSLELGGNAPFIVFDDANVDAAVNGALTAKYRNNGQTCVCVNRFLIQSGIYEEFAHKFAAKVAEMKIGVGTEAGVTLGPLINAAGLNKVASHVGDAVDKGARLLCGGKPHALGGNFFEPTVLADVTTEMKVAREETFGPLAALFRFDTEAQAVAMANDTEFGLAAYFYTADMGRCWRLGEALEYGMVGINTGMISNEVAPFGGIKQSGIGREGSKYGIEDYLEVKYLCFDTN, encoded by the coding sequence ATGAACCTCAAGAATACAGATTTGCTGCGGTCGACCAATCTGATCGGCGGAAAATGGGTGGGCGCTGACGATGGCGCGACACTAACCGTGCTCAATCCCGGCACCGGCGCGGTACTCGGCCAAGTGCCGTGTTGCAGCGCGACGGAGACGCGCCGTGCAATCGAAGCGGCCGATGCCGCCTGGCCGGCCTGGCGCGCCCTCACCGCACGCCGCCGCGCCCAGTTGCTGCAAGCCTGGTTCAAGCTGATTCTCGACAACACCGACGATCTCGCCCAACTGGTCACCGCCGAAGGCGGCAAGCCGCTGGCCGAGGCCAAGGGTGAGGTAATTTATGGCGCGTCCTTCGTCGAATGGTTCGCCGAGGAGGCCAAGCGCACTTACGGCGAGAGCATCCCCAGCCCGATGGCCGACAAGCGCCTGCTGGTCATCAAACAGCCGATTGGGGTTTGTGCGGCCATCACGCCGTGGAATTTCCCGCTGGCGATGATCACTCGCAAGGTCGCACCGGCCCTCGCTGCCGGTTGCCCGGTGATCGTCAAGCCGGCTGAAGCAACGCCGCTGACGGCGCTGGCGCTGGCTGTGCTGGCCGAACAGGCCGGCTTCCCGCCGGGCGTATTCAATGTCGTGACCGGCAAGCCGGCCGAAGTGGGCGGCGAACTGACTGCCAACCCAATCGTGCGCAAGCTGTCGTTCACCGGTTCGACCGGCGTCGGCCGCCTGCTGATGGCGCAGTGTGCGCCGACGGTAAAGAAAGTCTCGCTCGAACTGGGCGGCAATGCGCCGTTCATCGTTTTCGACGACGCCAACGTCGATGCTGCGGTCAACGGTGCGCTAACCGCCAAATATCGCAACAACGGCCAGACCTGCGTGTGCGTCAATCGCTTCCTGATCCAATCGGGCATTTACGAAGAATTCGCCCACAAATTTGCCGCCAAGGTTGCCGAAATGAAGATTGGCGTCGGCACGGAAGCCGGCGTCACACTGGGCCCATTGATCAATGCCGCCGGCCTGAACAAGGTGGCGTCGCATGTCGGCGATGCGGTCGACAAGGGCGCCCGCCTACTTTGCGGCGGCAAGCCGCATGCCTTGGGCGGCAACTTCTTCGAGCCGACGGTGCTGGCCGACGTGACCACCGAGATGAAAGTCGCGCGTGAAGAAACCTTCGGGCCGCTCGCCGCGCTGTTCCGCTTCGATACGGAAGCACAGGCTGTGGCGATGGCCAACGATACCGAGTTCGGTCTGGCCGCCTACTTCTACACGGCCGACATGGGACGCTGCTGGCGCCTCGGCGAGGCGCTGGAATACGGCATGGTCGGCATCAACACCGGCATGATCTCGAATGAAGTGGCGCCGTTTGGCGGCATCAAGCAATCCGGCATCGGCCGCGAAGGCTCGAAGTACGGCATCGAGGATTATCTCGAAGTGAAATACCTGTGCTTCGACACCAACTAA
- a CDS encoding glycine-rich domain-containing protein has product MAKLIVVAALLLLLFLLWRRWGRQRRAAFIERYRYARILDARLAVKRPELSSEQRAEVFLGLGDYFQLCRMARGDMVAMPSQVVDDAWHEFILFTRYYERFCRLAFGRFLHHTPAEAMAGPTHATDGIKRAWRLACRLEKIDPKNPDRLPRIFAMDAALGIAGGFIYHLDCLSAPQGDSYCASHIGCSGSKGGGGCGGGGCSSDSGGDGGGGCGGD; this is encoded by the coding sequence ATGGCCAAGCTGATCGTCGTTGCGGCACTGCTCTTGCTCCTCTTCCTGCTCTGGCGGAGATGGGGCCGGCAGCGCCGTGCGGCGTTCATCGAACGCTATCGATACGCGCGCATTCTTGATGCACGACTGGCCGTCAAACGCCCTGAACTGAGTTCGGAACAGCGAGCTGAGGTGTTCCTCGGCCTCGGCGATTATTTCCAGTTATGCCGCATGGCCCGGGGCGACATGGTCGCCATGCCTTCGCAGGTGGTCGACGATGCCTGGCACGAATTCATCCTGTTCACCCGGTATTACGAGCGGTTTTGCCGGCTGGCATTCGGCCGCTTCCTGCACCACACCCCGGCGGAAGCGATGGCCGGCCCGACGCACGCGACGGATGGCATCAAACGGGCCTGGCGACTGGCTTGCCGACTGGAAAAAATCGACCCGAAAAACCCGGATCGCCTGCCCCGGATTTTTGCCATGGATGCCGCCCTCGGCATTGCCGGCGGTTTCATTTACCACCTCGACTGCCTGTCCGCACCGCAGGGCGATAGCTATTGCGCCAGCCATATCGGCTGCTCCGGCAGCAAAGGCGGCGGTGGGTGTGGTGGTGGTGGCTGCTCGAGCGATTCCGGCGGCGATGGCGGTGGTGGCTGTGGCGGAGACTAG
- a CDS encoding DUF4178 domain-containing protein, which produces MALAASCPSCGAPVVFKSAASIFAVCEYCQSTLVRHDQALEDIGKMAALAEDRSPLQLGTEGRYQGVHFALIGRIQLKYSQGLWNEWHLLFDDMRTGWLSEASGEYVLTFVQPVQEPLPPLDDLKVGQRFALASQPWTVSNIEQAECIAGQGELPFRVGAGYPVATVDLRNGANFATLDYSETPPLLFTGEAVEFKALQLSNLRTAMAVPEKTVEVRVFRCPSCGAPMSARSREILAVGCVSCGAVVNTADKNYQLLSKAQGNRAEQYMLRLPLGSQGRLEEKSVEVIGCLVRQTKSEGVTYCWREYLLAAETGSYRWLTEYNGHWNVVDVLSDVPKKSGAIEIGEVRYGGEVYRHYSTTQSATVVQVSGEFNWRVKLGDAVRVIDYVAPPLLLSVERSPQEQTWSRGRYIAAVDLAAAFNLKKPLPEPLGVFANQPNPWAETHRHACRLFWKLAGLLLLVQLLFVALGGGKLLLRQELLFFPYMAESTLQTREFEVRGRSNKLTVHNNTSLDNNWLGLELVLINKTTGMAWPVTRELAYYWGHDGGENWSEGRRNDEVVFLDIPAGTYYLTVDPDLAPEKPAQISDTLEVWRGGAGWSNFFLALVFLAIFPIFSHLRHAAFEARRWAESDHAPPVSGDSDSDD; this is translated from the coding sequence GTGGCTTTAGCTGCCTCCTGCCCTTCCTGCGGCGCGCCGGTTGTTTTCAAATCGGCCGCCTCGATCTTTGCCGTCTGCGAATACTGCCAGAGCACGCTGGTCCGGCACGATCAGGCGCTGGAAGATATCGGCAAGATGGCGGCGTTGGCCGAGGATCGTTCGCCGTTGCAGTTGGGCACGGAAGGGCGTTACCAGGGTGTGCATTTCGCGCTGATCGGACGCATCCAGCTTAAATACAGCCAGGGCTTGTGGAACGAGTGGCATCTGCTCTTCGATGACATGCGTACCGGCTGGTTGTCGGAGGCGAGCGGTGAGTATGTGCTTACTTTTGTGCAGCCGGTCCAGGAGCCGCTACCGCCGCTCGATGATCTGAAGGTCGGCCAGCGATTTGCCTTGGCCAGCCAGCCGTGGACGGTGAGCAATATCGAGCAGGCCGAGTGCATTGCCGGCCAGGGCGAGTTGCCGTTCCGGGTCGGGGCAGGCTATCCGGTGGCTACGGTCGACCTGCGTAACGGGGCCAATTTCGCGACGCTCGATTATTCCGAAACACCGCCGCTGCTGTTCACGGGTGAGGCGGTTGAGTTCAAGGCGCTGCAACTGAGCAATCTGCGCACGGCGATGGCCGTTCCGGAAAAGACTGTTGAAGTCCGCGTTTTTCGTTGTCCTTCCTGCGGTGCGCCGATGTCGGCCAGAAGCCGGGAAATTCTCGCCGTTGGCTGTGTTTCCTGTGGGGCGGTGGTCAATACGGCGGACAAGAATTACCAGTTGTTGTCCAAGGCGCAAGGCAATCGTGCCGAGCAATACATGCTGCGCCTGCCGCTCGGCAGCCAAGGCCGGCTCGAAGAAAAATCCGTCGAAGTGATTGGCTGCCTGGTCCGGCAAACGAAAAGCGAGGGTGTCACCTACTGTTGGCGCGAATACCTGCTGGCGGCCGAAACTGGCAGCTACCGTTGGTTGACCGAGTACAACGGCCATTGGAATGTGGTGGATGTCCTGTCCGACGTGCCGAAAAAGAGCGGCGCCATCGAAATCGGCGAAGTGCGTTACGGCGGTGAGGTCTACCGCCATTATTCGACCACCCAGTCAGCCACGGTGGTGCAGGTTTCGGGGGAGTTCAACTGGCGCGTCAAGCTTGGCGATGCCGTGCGTGTGATCGATTATGTCGCACCGCCCCTGCTGCTTTCCGTTGAGCGCAGCCCGCAGGAACAAACCTGGTCGCGCGGCCGCTACATTGCTGCGGTCGACCTGGCGGCAGCGTTCAATTTGAAAAAACCATTGCCCGAGCCGCTGGGCGTCTTTGCCAATCAACCGAATCCCTGGGCCGAAACGCATCGTCATGCTTGCCGTCTGTTCTGGAAACTGGCCGGTTTGCTGCTACTGGTGCAACTGCTGTTCGTCGCCCTGGGCGGCGGCAAGCTGCTGCTCCGGCAAGAGTTGCTCTTTTTTCCGTACATGGCCGAAAGCACGCTGCAAACCCGGGAGTTCGAAGTCCGCGGGCGCAGCAACAAACTGACGGTACATAACAATACGTCGCTCGATAACAACTGGCTTGGGCTTGAGTTGGTGCTGATCAACAAGACGACCGGCATGGCCTGGCCGGTGACGCGTGAACTGGCTTATTACTGGGGCCATGATGGCGGCGAAAATTGGTCGGAAGGGCGGCGCAACGATGAAGTCGTGTTTCTCGATATTCCTGCCGGCACCTACTATCTGACGGTCGACCCCGATCTTGCCCCCGAAAAGCCGGCCCAGATCAGCGATACGCTGGAGGTCTGGCGTGGCGGGGCCGGGTGGTCCAACTTTTTCCTGGCGCTGGTCTTTTTGGCCATCTTCCCGATTTTCAGCCACTTGCGGCATGCCGCTTTCGAGGCCCGGCGCTGGGCGGAGAGCGATCATGCGCCGCCGGTCAGCGGCGATTCGGATTCGGACGACTGA
- a CDS encoding SPFH domain-containing protein, with protein sequence MALMDFIKKQFIDILQWTEDSDGTLAWRFPMQEMEIQNGASLTVRDSQLALFVNEGTVADVFTPGMYKLTTQTLPLLTYLKNWDKLFESPFKSDVYFFSTRTQLDQKWGTPNPITIRDKDFGVVRLRAFGIYSYHLSDAKTFYQKISGTRANYSRDELEGQLRNSMVAGMTDLFGESGVAFIDMAGNQDEFGKAMHFKMAPVFAEYGLTLDTLVVQNVSLPEELQKILDQKIGMNMIGDMQRFTQYQVANSLPDAAKNEGGIAAMGVGLGAGVGFGQVVGQAMAQAAQPAVAAAVSADEIVATLEKLHALVEKGILSQAEFDAKKAELLKKLS encoded by the coding sequence ATGGCCCTGATGGATTTCATCAAGAAGCAGTTTATCGACATTCTGCAATGGACCGAGGATAGCGACGGTACGCTGGCCTGGCGTTTCCCGATGCAGGAAATGGAAATCCAGAACGGTGCCAGCCTGACGGTGCGCGATTCGCAATTGGCGCTCTTCGTCAATGAAGGGACGGTCGCCGACGTGTTCACGCCCGGCATGTACAAGCTGACGACGCAGACGCTGCCGCTCCTGACCTACCTGAAGAACTGGGACAAGCTCTTTGAGTCGCCGTTCAAGTCGGATGTCTATTTCTTCTCGACGCGCACCCAGCTTGATCAGAAATGGGGTACCCCGAACCCGATTACCATCCGCGACAAGGATTTCGGCGTCGTCCGCCTGCGCGCCTTCGGGATCTACAGTTATCACTTGAGCGATGCCAAGACCTTCTACCAGAAGATTTCCGGGACGCGCGCAAACTATAGCCGCGACGAACTCGAAGGCCAGTTGCGCAACAGCATGGTCGCCGGGATGACCGATCTGTTCGGCGAGTCCGGTGTGGCCTTCATCGACATGGCCGGCAACCAGGATGAATTCGGCAAGGCGATGCATTTCAAGATGGCCCCGGTGTTTGCCGAGTACGGCCTGACGCTGGATACGCTGGTGGTCCAGAACGTGTCGCTGCCGGAAGAACTGCAGAAAATTCTCGATCAGAAAATTGGCATGAACATGATCGGTGACATGCAGCGATTTACCCAGTATCAGGTAGCCAACAGTCTGCCCGATGCGGCGAAGAACGAAGGCGGCATTGCCGCGATGGGGGTCGGTCTCGGGGCGGGGGTCGGCTTCGGTCAGGTGGTGGGCCAGGCCATGGCCCAAGCGGCACAGCCTGCTGTCGCGGCTGCAGTTTCAGCGGACGAGATTGTCGCAACGCTGGAGAAGCTGCATGCGCTGGTCGAAAAGGGCATTCTCAGTCAGGCTGAGTTCGATGCCAAAAAAGCAGAATTGCTCAAAAAACTGAGTTGA
- a CDS encoding DUF350 domain-containing protein: MFDPVINSLPAFFAYFATATAMLAGFVALYVMVTPYREISLIRAGNEAAAISLGGAVIGFALPLAVSVAVSHNLHAMIGWGLVAGVVQLLVFVAARLALPRINQNIPEGRMASGIFLALLSIAVGILNAGCIA, from the coding sequence ATGTTCGATCCGGTCATCAACAGCCTGCCGGCATTCTTCGCTTACTTTGCCACCGCCACCGCGATGCTGGCCGGCTTTGTCGCGCTCTACGTCATGGTCACGCCTTACCGTGAAATCAGCTTGATCCGGGCCGGCAATGAGGCAGCCGCCATCAGCCTTGGCGGTGCCGTCATCGGTTTTGCGCTACCGCTGGCCGTGTCGGTCGCCGTCAGCCATAACCTGCATGCCATGATCGGCTGGGGGCTCGTAGCCGGCGTGGTGCAACTGCTGGTCTTCGTCGCCGCGCGCCTTGCGCTGCCGCGGATCAATCAAAACATTCCCGAGGGGCGCATGGCGTCCGGGATTTTCCTTGCTTTGCTTTCGATTGCGGTCGGCATCCTCAATGCCGGCTGTATCGCCTGA